The following are from one region of the Biomphalaria glabrata chromosome 12, xgBioGlab47.1, whole genome shotgun sequence genome:
- the LOC106052964 gene encoding rabankyrin-5-like, with product MAADEVSKLQNHLSLLREEYVKLQNRLADVERRYQVAIAAAGGNGESQDGFVCRLLKFIADLFDKEQYSDLTIHLEGGRNVRSHKFILSARSSDWGVADLQVVSELDMKDIHQDVAYALIRWIYTDEINIQAQDSFLLQLLRAATKYKLEELRNRCENGLITFVNMKNCIKFYQTAEEMQAEVLKKHCSELISNHWNQFTSEDFASMPAPLLYKMFKAKTEYPLHTAIRAVREDVVFLYLIEFDSQLSVKVNEVDNKGDLALDLALKTHQKSIAQTLVANKADVNRKDNSGKCLLYKSIQRGDEEAATFLILNGCDTNMATHLDKETPLHMVANFDPKVTDPEVIKGMANIAKLLLEHKADVNAQDSTGSTPLHNAIISRNEPVFQVLLSCHKINTEIKNSDGHTVLWLALHKQAETAADVKSMLYGEDSLAAKLIRAGASPDAVEPESGNTLLHLAAQHGYEAAGIFLTDHRANVNQPNFKGETPLHIACEEGLTELARKLLEHGSNPNAQTLRTPTTSVLDYEANSQEVSQQTPLHLALTKGHHSVVQVFLDYKKELSKSGNTSTKVLPNFNVKDSVGQTVLGLALWNSMHDMADKLLACGANINEKNAAGMTLLHQAIEKQDTESALFLMDHLADLEAISPDEQSVIQHAISRHLPVVVEALCKRGVNKDTIDAQGNCPLWQALDSGQEEIAHTLVKFGCDVNLWSQSPGGYFHTLLHRALDQNNEAIACFLIRSGCDKNSPRRPGPNGEGAEEGSDGQSPLHMACAWGLEMVVQCLMEHNADVNAQDAEGKTPVHIAIDNQFPVVISLLLSHPGLDLTTRDKKNNTPFAAAMIKKDNKAAQAILSREPTAAEQVDSKGKNFLHTAIQKADIESVLFLLSVHANVNSRTQDSQNLTPLHLAVLTGSEIIVRNLLLAGASVDERTKNCETALHLAATKDCHTIVSILLDNRADFDAVDENLNNALHRAVIQGNINTVKVLLMESTINAEAVNARGQNALHLLGQYGKDNAAAIFELFKETMPEYPIDKPDHEGNTAILLAYLNGNGSLCRALVRAGACLGKVNKQGLSIFNAPVATKQLLIKLLDMLSKEPPWSDGETCLECMAKFNIKTRKHHCRHCGRLLCAKCSSKDMPIIKFNLSKPVRVCDVCFDVLSIGGQA from the exons atggcGGCCG ATGAAGTTTCCAAACTTCAAAACCACTTAAGTCTACTGAGAGAGGAATATGTAAAACTTCAAAACAGATTAGCAGACGTGGAGAGGCGTTATCAAGTAGCGATTGCAGCTGCTGGTGGTAATGGTGAATCACAAGATGGATTTGTCTGCCGTTTGCTGAAATTCATTGCAGATTTGTTTGACAAAGAGCAATATAG TGACTTGACCATTCATTTGGAAGGCGGCCGTAATGTCAGGTCTCACAAGTTTATACTTTCAGCGAGAAGCAGTGACTGGGGTGTGGCAGACCTACAGGTCGTCTCAGAGCTGGATATGAAAG ATATACATCAGGATGTGGCGTATGCCTTGATCAGGTGGATTTACACAGATGAGATTAACATACAGGCTCAGGACTCATTCTTGCTTCAGCTTCTCAGAGCTGCTACCAAGTACAAACTAGAGGAGCTCAGAAATAG GTGTGAAAATGGGCTAATAACTTTTGTAAATATGAAAAACTGCATCAAATTTTATCAAACAGCTGAAGAGATGCAAGCGGAGGTACTCAAGAAACATTGCTCAGAACTGATTTCAAACCATTGG AACCAGTTCACAAGTGAGGACTTTGCCAGCATGCCTGCACCACTGCTGTATAAAATGTTTAAGGCCAAGACTGAGTACCCCCTTCATACAGCCATCAGGGCAGTCAGAGAGGATGTTGTATTTTTGTATCTCATTGAGTTTGACTCTCAG cTTTCAGTCAAGGTGAATGAAGTAGACAATAAGGGTGACCTTGCCCTTGACCTGGCTCTCAAGACTCATCAGAAAAGCATTGCTCAAACTCTGGTTGCCAACAAAGCAGATGTGAACAGGAAGGACAACTCTGGGAAATGTCTGCTGTACAAGTCTATTCAGAGAG GTGATGAAGAGGCTGCCACCTTTTTGATTCTGAATGGCTGTGACACGAACATGGCAACACATTTAGATAAAGAGACTCCATTACACATGGTGGCTAATTTTGACCCCAAG GTTACTGACCCAGAAGTCATTAAAGGAATGGCCAACATTGCCAAACTTCTGTTGGAACACAAAGCAGACGTGAATGCACAGGACTCTACAGGCAG CACTCCCCTGCACAACGCTATCATCAGTAGAAATGAGCCAGTGTTTCAAGTTTTGTTATCCTGTCACAAGATCAACACAGAGATAAAAAATTCTGATGGTCACACTGTCCTGTGGCTGGCCTTACACAAACAG GCTGAAACTGCTGCTGATGTTAAATCTATGCTGTATGGTGAGGACAGCTTGGCTGCCAAGTTGATCAGAGCTGGAGCATCTCCTGATGCCGTGGAGCCAGAGTCTGGCAACACTCTTCTCCATCTGGCTGCACAGCATGGCTACGAAGCTGCTGGGATATTTTTAACTGACCACAGAGCAAATGTCAACCAGCCCAATTTTAAg ggTGAAACTCCATTACATATTGCGTGTGAGGAAGGATTGACAGAGCTGGCCAGAAAACTTTTAGAGCACGGTTCAAATCCCAATGCTCAGACACTTAGAACGCCCACCACCTCAGTCCTTGATTATGAGGCCAACTCACAGGAAGTGTCCCAGCAGACACCTCTTCATTTGGCCTTGACAAAGGGACATCACTCTGTAGTTCAGGTCTTCCTAGACTACAAAA AAGAGCTATCCAAGTCAGGAAACACCAGTACCAAAGTGTTACCCAACTTCAATGTGAAGGATTCAGTGGGTCAGACTGTCTTGGGTCTGGCTCTGTGGAACAGCATGCACGACATGGCTGACAAGCTTCTGGCCTGCGGTGCCAACATCAACGAAAAGAATGCAGCCGGGATGACCCTGCTTCACCAAGCCATAGAGAAACAGGACACCGAGAGCGCCTTGTTCCTGATGGATCACCTGGCAGACTTAGAAGCAAT ATCACCCGATGAACAGAGTGTTATCCAGCATGCCATCAGCAGGCACTTACCTGTGGTGGTGGAGGCCTTGTGTAAACGTGGAGTGAATAAGGACACTATTGATGCCCAGGGGAATTGTCCCCTCTGGCAGGCTTTGGATTCTGGTCAAGAGGAGATAGCCCACACACTG GTCAAGTTTGGCTGTGATGTCAACCTGTGGTCACAGAGTCCAGGTGGCTACTTCCACACACTGCTACACAGGGCTTTGGACCAGAATAATGAAGCCATTGCCTGTTTTCTTATTAGAAG tggCTGTGATAAAAATAGTCCCAGAAGACCAGGACCCAACGGAGAAGGTGCAGAGGAGGGGAG TGATGGCCAGAGTCCACTACACATGGCTTGTGCCTGGGGATTAGAAATGGTTGTCCAGTGCTTGATGGAACACAACGCTGATGTGAATGCTCAG GATGCTGAAGGCAAAACGCCTGTACACATCGCCATTGACAACCAATTTCCTGTGGTcatctctctcttactctctcatCCCGGGCTGGACCTGACCACCAGGGACAAGAAGAACAACACACCGTTTGCTGCAGCCATGATAAAGAAGGACAATAAGGCAGCCCAGGCAATACTTAGTCGGGAGCCTACAGCAGCAGAGCAG GTTGATTCCAAAGGTAAAAACTTCCTTCACACTGCGATACAGAAGGCAGACATAGAGAGTGTCCTTTTCCTGCTCAGTGTTCATGCTAATGTGAACTCCAGGACGCAGGACAGCCAGAATTTGACTCCGCTCCACCTTGCTGTCCTAACTGGTTCAGAAATCATTGTTAGAAATCTG TTACTGGCTGGAGCTTCTGTGGATGAGCGCACCAAGAACTGTGAGACAGCCCTGCACCTTGCAGCCACCAAAGACTGTCACACAATTGTGTCCATACTGCTGGACAACCGAGCGGACTTTGACGCTGTTGATGAAAACCTGAACAATG CACTCCACAGAGCAGTCATCCAAGGCAACATCAACACAGTGAAAGTCTTGCTGATGGAGTCCACTATAAACGCTGAAGCTGTCAATGCCAG AGGCCAGAATGCATTGCACTTACTAGGTCAGTATGGAAAGGACAATGCAGCAGCCATATTTGAACTGTTTAAAGAAACTATGCCTGAGTATCCAATAGATAAGCCTGATCATGAGGGCAATACAG CCATTTTGTTAGCCTATCTAAATGGCAATGGAAGTCTTTGTCGAGCCTTGGTGCGTGCTGGAGCCTGCTTAGGAAAAGTGAACAAACAAGGATTAAGTATATTCAATGCTCCTGTTGCTACCAAGCAGCTGCTGATCAAATTATTAG ACATGTTGTCCAAAGAGCCCCCCTGGAGTGATGGGGAGACCTGCCTTGAATGTATGGCCAAGTTTAACATTAAGACAAGGAAACATCATTG CCGCCACTGCGGACGTTTGCTGTGTGCCAAATGCTCAAGTAAAGATATGCCCATCATCAAGTTCAACCTGAGTAAACCTGTTCGTGTGTGTGATGTTTGCTTCGACGTTTTATCTATCGGAGGCCAGGCCTAG